One part of the Bradyrhizobium sp. CB1650 genome encodes these proteins:
- the cobM gene encoding precorrin-4 C(11)-methyltransferase: MTVHFIGAGPGAADLLTLRGRDLIAACPVCLYAGSLVPAGVLAHCPPGARIVNTAPLSLDDIIAEIAAAHAQGKDVARLHSGDLSIWSAMGEQLRRLRALGIPYTVTPGVPAFSAAAAALEAELTLPGLAQTVVLTRTPGRASAMPEGEKLAAFAATGAVLAIHLSIHLLDKVIAELTPHYGADCPVAVVWRASWPDQRIVRATLATLDAAVGAELERTALILIGKTLGSADFSESRLYAADYDRRYRPVGPEPRFPEAS; encoded by the coding sequence ATGACGGTGCATTTCATCGGCGCGGGGCCGGGCGCTGCCGACCTTCTCACCTTGCGCGGACGCGATCTGATCGCCGCCTGTCCGGTCTGCCTCTATGCCGGCTCGCTTGTCCCTGCGGGCGTGCTGGCGCATTGCCCGCCGGGTGCGCGGATCGTCAACACCGCGCCTTTGTCGCTCGACGACATCATCGCCGAGATCGCCGCCGCGCATGCGCAAGGCAAGGATGTCGCGCGGCTGCATTCCGGCGATCTTTCGATCTGGTCGGCGATGGGCGAGCAATTGCGCCGCCTGCGTGCGCTCGGCATTCCCTATACCGTGACACCGGGGGTTCCGGCCTTCTCTGCGGCTGCGGCGGCGCTCGAGGCGGAGCTGACGCTGCCTGGCCTGGCACAGACCGTGGTGCTGACGCGCACGCCGGGCCGTGCCAGCGCGATGCCCGAAGGCGAGAAGCTTGCCGCCTTCGCCGCGACCGGCGCGGTGCTCGCGATCCACCTGTCGATCCATCTGCTCGACAAGGTGATCGCCGAGCTCACGCCGCATTACGGCGCGGACTGCCCGGTCGCCGTCGTCTGGCGCGCGAGCTGGCCGGATCAGCGCATCGTGCGCGCCACGCTTGCCACGCTCGATGCCGCCGTCGGCGCCGAGCTCGAACGCACCGCGCTCATCCTGATCGGCAAGACGCTGGGCTCTGCGGATTTTTCCGAAAGCCGCCTCTATGCCGCAGATTATGACCGCCGCTATCGCCCGGTCGGCCCCGAGCCGCGCTTTCCGGAGGCGTCGTGA
- the cobA gene encoding uroporphyrinogen-III C-methyltransferase, with product MSGFVSFVSAGPGDPELLTVRGAARLREADVVLYDDLASGAILDLARPGANLVAVGKRAGRPSTKQQHVNRLLVDYAATGARVVRLKSGDAGIFGRLEEEIETLRAASIGYEIIPGVTSACVAAAEAGIPLTRRHTSRRVQFVTGADVTGELPKNLNWAALADPEATTVVYMGRRTFPNLAAKLIAHGLAADTPALFAESLGRPDERLLRTTIAELARQLARGGAATTAAVIVFGALAESDPA from the coding sequence GTGAGCGGCTTCGTCTCCTTCGTCTCCGCCGGTCCTGGCGACCCCGAGCTCCTCACGGTGAGGGGGGCGGCGCGGCTGCGCGAGGCCGACGTCGTGCTCTATGACGACCTCGCTTCGGGCGCGATCCTCGATCTCGCCCGGCCCGGCGCCAATCTGGTCGCGGTAGGCAAGCGAGCGGGGCGCCCCTCGACCAAGCAGCAGCACGTCAACCGGCTCCTGGTCGACTATGCCGCGACCGGCGCGCGCGTGGTGCGGCTGAAGTCGGGCGATGCCGGAATATTCGGGCGCCTGGAGGAGGAGATCGAGACGCTGCGCGCGGCGAGCATCGGCTACGAGATCATCCCCGGTGTCACCTCGGCGTGCGTTGCGGCTGCCGAAGCCGGCATTCCCCTGACCCGGCGCCACACCTCGCGCCGGGTGCAGTTCGTCACCGGCGCGGATGTCACCGGCGAACTGCCCAAGAACCTCAATTGGGCGGCGCTGGCCGATCCGGAGGCGACGACTGTTGTCTATATGGGCCGCCGCACGTTTCCGAATCTGGCCGCGAAGCTGATTGCGCATGGGCTCGCCGCGGACACGCCAGCGCTGTTCGCCGAGTCTCTCGGTCGGCCGGACGAGCGGCTGCTGCGCACCACGATCGCCGAGCTTGCCAGGCAGCTCGCACGGGGCGGCGCGGCCACGACGGCGGCTGTCATCGTGTTCGGCGCTCTTGCGGAGAGCGACCCGGCATGA
- a CDS encoding cobyrinate a,c-diamide synthase yields MPAGLVISAPASGVGKTTLTLALARAWRDRGLEVQCFKSGPDYIDPAFHAAATGRASVNLDSWAMDRAMIAHLVSRGTDADIVLAEGSMGLFDGVATRGVSGTGATADIAELMGWPVLLVIDPSGQAQTAAAIATGLRDYRAGVRLAGVVLNRVASPRHEDLVRRALRDAGIAVLGALPRHAEISLPKRHLGLVQAEEQAEIGGLIGEAARFVGEHVDLDAVLRSAAAWSPQAATNVLRVTPPGQRIALARDAAFSFVYPHMLEAWRAAGGEIVTFSPLADEGPDGSADVCWLPGGYPELHAGQLAANMRFRSGLRGFAETRPVHGECGGYMVLGTALTDAGGVRHEMIGLLGLETSFAKRRMHLGYRLAELAAPMPGHQAGARLRGHEFHYSTIIAQPDTALAIVRDATGAVIAETGSRRGRATGTFFHLIAEDR; encoded by the coding sequence ATGCCGGCGGGTCTCGTCATCTCCGCACCGGCCTCCGGCGTCGGCAAGACGACGCTGACGCTGGCGCTCGCGCGCGCCTGGCGCGACCGTGGCCTCGAGGTGCAGTGCTTCAAGAGCGGGCCAGATTACATCGATCCCGCCTTCCATGCCGCAGCAACAGGGCGAGCTTCCGTCAACCTCGATAGCTGGGCGATGGACCGCGCAATGATTGCCCACCTCGTCAGTCGCGGCACTGACGCCGATATCGTGCTTGCCGAGGGCTCGATGGGCCTGTTCGACGGTGTCGCGACGCGCGGCGTCTCCGGTACCGGTGCCACCGCCGATATTGCGGAGCTGATGGGCTGGCCAGTGCTGCTGGTGATCGATCCCTCCGGACAGGCGCAGACGGCGGCGGCGATCGCCACGGGCCTGCGCGACTACCGCGCCGGCGTGCGCCTCGCCGGCGTGGTGCTCAACCGCGTCGCGAGCCCGCGTCACGAAGATCTGGTGCGGCGCGCGCTCAGAGATGCCGGCATCGCCGTGCTCGGCGCGCTGCCGCGCCACGCCGAGATCAGCCTGCCGAAGCGGCATCTCGGACTGGTCCAGGCCGAGGAGCAGGCGGAGATCGGCGGCCTGATCGGCGAGGCCGCGCGCTTCGTCGGTGAGCATGTCGATCTCGACGCCGTGCTGCGATCGGCCGCCGCCTGGTCGCCGCAAGCGGCGACCAATGTCCTGCGCGTGACGCCGCCGGGGCAGCGCATTGCGCTCGCGCGCGATGCCGCGTTCTCTTTCGTCTATCCGCACATGCTGGAAGCCTGGCGCGCGGCCGGCGGCGAGATCGTGACATTCTCGCCGCTCGCCGACGAGGGACCCGATGGGAGTGCCGATGTCTGCTGGCTGCCCGGCGGCTACCCCGAGCTGCACGCCGGTCAACTTGCTGCCAACATGCGCTTTCGCAGCGGCCTGCGCGGCTTTGCCGAGACGCGGCCCGTGCATGGCGAATGCGGAGGCTATATGGTGCTGGGCACGGCCTTGACCGACGCCGGCGGTGTCCGCCACGAGATGATTGGGCTGCTGGGCCTGGAGACGAGCTTTGCAAAACGCCGCATGCATCTGGGCTATCGTCTGGCCGAGCTCGCCGCGCCGATGCCGGGGCATCAAGCCGGCGCACGCCTGCGCGGCCACGAATTCCACTATTCGACCATCATCGCGCAGCCCGATACCGCGCTCGCGATCGTGCGCGATGCCACCGGCGCAGTCATCGCCGAGACCGGCTCGCGCCGCGGCCGTGCCACGGGCACGTTCTTTCATCTGATCGCGGAGGACCGGTGA
- a CDS encoding cobalamin biosynthesis protein: MKVAGLGFKKDVTLASLREALAAAGGPAGLAAVATVSDKADAEALKLLARECGVPIKAVPVDVLSGIATPTQSTLIMERFGTGSLAEAAALAAAGPRARLIASRAVSQDRSATAAIAEGDGT; the protein is encoded by the coding sequence ATGAAGGTTGCCGGCCTCGGATTCAAGAAAGATGTGACGCTTGCTTCGCTTCGCGAGGCACTTGCTGCGGCGGGCGGTCCTGCAGGGCTAGCGGCCGTCGCAACGGTGAGCGACAAGGCGGATGCGGAGGCGCTAAAGCTGCTCGCGCGCGAATGCGGCGTGCCGATCAAGGCGGTTCCGGTCGACGTGCTGTCCGGCATCGCAACGCCGACTCAGTCAACCCTCATCATGGAAAGGTTCGGCACGGGATCGCTCGCGGAGGCCGCGGCGCTCGCGGCCGCCGGCCCCCGCGCGCGGCTGATTGCGAGCCGGGCGGTCTCGCAGGATCGGAGCGCGACTGCGGCGATCGCGGAAGGAGACGGCACATGA